A genomic window from Purpureocillium takamizusanense chromosome 2, complete sequence includes:
- a CDS encoding uncharacterized protein (EggNog:ENOG503NV60~COG:P~TransMembrane:12 (i102-124o136-157i177-201o216-236i243-262o282-302i314-337o369-394i406-428o434-456i477-494o514-530i)), with translation MAADPEHGLPSEDAVAEKRLGGHHHQHQHHHHAHHHNKEQQQAPPVRAPGDGGHRHDDAGSSTSSSCSSSPPSLMHKVLRMGRVEENGIRPLPLEQRTNTRFFNIFTVWFSINSNILGITFGMLGPAVYGLSLRDSALVILFFSLLSTLAPGALAVLGPKTGMRQMIQARYSFGRYLVSIPVLLNLATLTGFTVIICVVGGQCLAAVSEGDLTPNAGIIIIALLSLLVSFAGFKVLHIFETYAFAVALVAIAITAGVGGSGLTRQTEPAASPSARQVLNFGMIVASYQIPWAAIASDLTTYFDPRVPGWRVFHYTYWGLLVPTVLLMTLGAAVAGAIPNNPDWERRYEENLVGGALAGMLASAGGFGKFVVVVLSLTLLGNTCGTFYAITLNFQTLVPWLARVPRYVFSILITAIVIPVAITAVNDFFLNLENFVALIGYWSAAFVGIVGAEHLAFRRRLPYAVAYDASVWSDASRLPWGAAAMAAGVACFGLVVPCMDQVWWTGPIAKKSGDIGFEVAFVLAALVYVPLRHLEQRWTGR, from the exons atggccgccgacccCGAGCACGGGCTGCCGTCggaggatgccgtcgccgaaaagcgcctcggcgggcatcatcaccagcaccagcaccaccatcatgcGCATCACCACaacaaggagcagcagcaagctcCTCCCGTGCGCGcacccggcgacggcggccataGGCACGATGACGCAGGATCCTCAACGTCCTCATCgtgttcgtcgtcgccgccgtcgctgatGCACAAGGTGCTGCGGAtgggccgcgtcgaggaaAACGGCatccgcccgctgccgctcgaGCAGCGCACCAACACGCGCTTCTTCAACATCTTCACCGTCTGGTTCTCCATCAACTCCAACATCCTCGGCATCACCTTTGGCATGCTGGGGCCGGCCGTCTACGGCCTGAGCCTGCGCGACTCggccctcgtcatcctcttcTTCAGCCTGCTGTCGACGCTGGCCCCGGGGGCCCTGGCCGTGCTGGGGCCCAAGACGGGCATGCGCCAGATGATTCAGGCGCGGTACAGCTTCGG GCGATACCTGGTCTCGATCCCCGTGCTCCTCAACCTCGCGACCCTGACGGGCTTCACCGTGATTATATGCGTCGTGGGCGGGCAGTGCCTCGCGGCCGTATCCGAGGGCGACCTGACGCCCAAcgcgggcatcatcatcatcgcgctgctgtcgctgctcgtCTCGTTTGCCGGCTTCAAGGTGCTGCACATATTCGAGACGTACGCGTtcgccgtggcgctcgtGGCCATTGCCAtcacggccggcgtcgggggATCGGGCCTCACACGGCAGACGGagccggccgcgtcgccatcggcgcggcAGGTGCTCAACTTTGGCATGATTGTGGCCAGCTACCAGATCCCGTGGGCGGCCATCGCGAGCGACCTGACGACGTACTTTGACCCGCGCGTGCCCGGGTGGCGCGTCTTCCACTACACGTACTGGGGCCTGCTGGTGCCGACGGTGCTGCTCATGACGCTgggggcggccgtggcgggggCCATCCCCAACAACCCCGACTGGGAGCGGCGGTACGAGGAGAAcctggtgggcggcgcgctggcgggcatGCTGGCGAGCGCTGGCGGCTTCGGCAAGttcgtcgtggtggtgctgtcGCTGACGCTGCTGGGCAACACGTGCGGCACCTTTTACGCCATCACGCTCAACTTCCAGACGCTGGTGCCGTGGCTGGCGCGCGTGCCGCGGTATGTCTTCAGCATCCTCATCACGGCCATTGTCATCCCCGTggccatcaccgccgtcaaCGACTTCTTCCTCAACCTCGAGAACTTTGTCGCCCTCATCGGCTACTGGTCAGCCGCCtttgtcggcatcgtcggcgccgagcacctggcctttcgccgccgcctgccctACGCCGTCGCCTACGACGCTTCCGTCTGGAGCGACgcgtcgcggctgccgtggggggcggcggccatggcggcgggcgttgcgTGCTTCGGCCTCGTGGTGCCATGCATGGACCAGGTGTGGTGGACGGGGCCCATTGCCAAAAAGTCGGGCGACATTGGCTTCGAGGTGGCCTttgtgctggcggcgctcgtgtACGTGCCGTTGCGCCATCTCGAGCAGCGGTGGACAGGGCGGTGA